One window from the genome of Nicotiana tomentosiformis chromosome 5, ASM39032v3, whole genome shotgun sequence encodes:
- the LOC104085674 gene encoding embryo-specific protein ATS3A-like: MGGRNSAVLLLLVLIAAAFFTFSQARSIASTPTKPHVFRSFTINTNQSAVTARSCSYTLTIKTSCSSPKYTRDRVSIAFGDAYGFEVYAPRLDNPSSKIFERCSTDTFQIRGPCTYEICYLNLLRVGSDGWKPESVKVYGPDRPVITFKYNKFLPNGVWFGFNHCRKVSGSVI, from the exons ATGGGTGGAAGAAACTCTGCGGTCCTGCTGCTCCTAGTCCTCATCGCAGCTGCTTTCTTCACTTTCTCGCAAGCAAGATCAATTGCTTCAACTCCAACAAAACCCCATGTTTTCAGATCCTTCACCATCAACACCAATCAG AGCGCAGTTACTGCAAGGAGCTGCTCATACACATTGACCATCAAAACAAGCTGTTCTTCACCTAAATACACCAGAGACAGAGTCAGTATTGCTTTTGGAGATGCTTATGGCTTTGAG GTCTATGCACCAAGATTAGATAACCCATCGTCAAAGATTTTCGAGAGGTGCTCTACGGATACATTCCAGATACGTGGCCCATGTACTTATGAGATCTGCTACCTTAACTTGTTGAGGGTTGGATCGGATGGCTGGAAACCAGAGAGCGTGAAGGTGTATGGTCCAGATCGTCCTGTTATTAcgtttaaatataataaatttctACCTAATGGAGTGTGGTTTGGATTTAATCACTGTCGTAAAGTCTCTGGCTCTGTTATATAG